Proteins encoded together in one Nostoc sp. PCC 7524 window:
- the rfbF gene encoding glucose-1-phosphate cytidylyltransferase, with protein MKAVILAGGLGTRLSEETSVRPKPMVEIGGKPILWHIMKTYSAHGINDFIICCGYKGYIIKEYFANYFLYMSDVTFDMRFNQMNVHSGYAEPWRVTLVNTGDNTMTGGRLKRVREHLGNETFCFTYGDGVSNVNISELIKFHQEQKALATLTAVQPAGRFGAISLGQEQTKITSFREKQDGDGAWVNGGYFVLEPAVIDFIADDATVWEKEPLEKLADLEQLSAFKHSGFWQPMDTLRDKNYLEELWKSNQAPWKVW; from the coding sequence ATGAAAGCGGTGATTTTGGCTGGAGGACTGGGTACACGCCTCAGTGAAGAAACCAGTGTCAGACCGAAGCCGATGGTTGAGATTGGTGGTAAACCAATTCTTTGGCATATTATGAAAACTTATTCTGCCCACGGCATTAATGATTTTATTATTTGTTGTGGTTACAAAGGTTACATCATTAAAGAATACTTTGCTAACTACTTCTTATATATGTCTGATGTAACTTTTGATATGCGATTTAACCAGATGAATGTCCATTCTGGTTACGCCGAACCTTGGCGTGTCACTTTAGTAAATACGGGTGATAACACCATGACAGGCGGACGCTTAAAGCGAGTTCGCGAACATCTTGGTAATGAAACTTTTTGCTTTACCTATGGTGATGGTGTCAGTAACGTTAATATTAGCGAACTAATTAAGTTTCATCAGGAACAAAAGGCTCTAGCAACACTCACAGCCGTACAACCAGCAGGTCGTTTTGGTGCGATTTCCCTAGGACAAGAACAAACCAAAATTACCAGTTTTAGAGAAAAACAAGATGGTGATGGTGCGTGGGTTAATGGTGGTTATTTCGTATTAGAACCAGCTGTTATTGATTTTATTGCTGATGATGCAACAGTTTGGGAGAAAGAACCATTAGAAAAGTTAGCAGATTTAGAACAATTATCTGCTTTCAAACATAGTGGGTTTTGGCAACCTATGGATACATTACGCGACAAAAATTACTTAGAAGAGCTATGGAAAAGTAACCAAGCTCCTTGGAAGGTTTGGTAA
- the rfbG gene encoding CDP-glucose 4,6-dehydratase, translating into MEANFWHRKKVFLTGHTGFKGSWMSLWLQMLGAEVFGYSLTPPTSPSLFELADVAEGMTSVVGDIRDLDYLKQVMQTFQPDIVIHMAAQPLVRESYHQPVDTYAINIMGTVNVLEAIRYVSSVKSAVIITSDKCYENREWIWGYRETDPMGGYDPYSSSKGCAELVTTAYRQSFFNPADYSQHGVAVATVRAGNVIGGGDWAKDRLVPDILRAWLAGEEVVIRNPQAVRPWQHVLEPLHGYLILAEKLFTQGCLYGGGWNFGPDESGVKTVSWVVEQLQQLWGNNASWIQDSRFQPHEANYLTLDCSKARNLINWQPQLDLSTALAWIVDWTKAWEQGYDMKQKTQSQIQQFIQLASSAEQLVSV; encoded by the coding sequence ATGGAAGCAAATTTTTGGCATAGAAAAAAAGTTTTTCTGACAGGACATACAGGCTTTAAAGGTAGCTGGATGTCACTGTGGCTACAGATGCTAGGAGCGGAAGTATTTGGTTACTCTTTAACTCCGCCAACATCTCCGAGTCTGTTTGAGTTAGCTGATGTGGCTGAAGGCATGACATCAGTGGTGGGAGACATCAGAGATTTAGACTATCTCAAACAAGTAATGCAGACTTTCCAGCCAGATATTGTCATCCACATGGCAGCTCAACCATTGGTACGGGAATCTTACCATCAGCCAGTAGATACCTATGCAATCAATATCATGGGAACAGTCAACGTATTGGAAGCAATACGATATGTATCCAGCGTCAAATCAGCAGTCATCATCACCTCTGATAAGTGTTACGAAAACCGAGAATGGATTTGGGGCTACCGCGAAACAGATCCGATGGGAGGATATGATCCCTATAGCAGCAGTAAAGGATGTGCTGAGTTAGTCACTACAGCTTATCGTCAGTCCTTTTTCAATCCTGCTGATTATTCTCAACATGGGGTGGCTGTAGCTACTGTCAGAGCCGGAAATGTAATTGGCGGCGGAGATTGGGCTAAGGATCGTCTCGTTCCTGATATTCTCCGCGCTTGGTTAGCAGGGGAAGAAGTAGTGATTAGAAATCCTCAAGCTGTTCGCCCTTGGCAACACGTTCTCGAACCACTTCATGGTTACTTGATTCTGGCAGAAAAATTATTTACTCAAGGTTGTCTCTATGGAGGCGGCTGGAACTTTGGCCCTGATGAGTCAGGAGTAAAAACAGTATCTTGGGTAGTTGAGCAACTCCAGCAGTTGTGGGGGAACAATGCTAGTTGGATTCAAGATAGTAGATTTCAACCTCACGAAGCCAATTATTTAACCTTAGATTGTTCTAAAGCTCGGAATCTCATCAATTGGCAACCCCAATTAGACTTATCAACAGCTTTAGCTTGGATAGTAGATTGGACTAAAGCCTGGGAACAAGGCTATGACATGAAGCAAAAGACTCAATCTCAAATTCAGCAGTTTATCCAACTAGCAAGTAGTGCTGAACAGTTAGTGTCAGTTTAG
- a CDS encoding glycosyltransferase family 2 protein, whose amino-acid sequence MSKLLTIAIPTYNRAELLDQQLSWLERSIQGFESDCEVLVTDNCSTDDTQEIIDKWQQKLINLTFKYHRHPENLGVMNNIMYCLNSSATQYVWAIGDHDPIQDRTIPDVIDILKQRQNLSLLFLNFSGRNKITGHPVYPPTIIGNRWFDANGEDGGSDGKAIFEACLAKSLGAVIFLTANIYRTDLVKGALQNWSDAANNWMSLAYLAGYCAAHGNVFVTKKTYLECIFGATVWHKKPKAVLLMQYKHIPEMISKLAEIGYSQEFCRQMMLRLCQEIDLKVLLEKLQRWPVAALR is encoded by the coding sequence ATGAGCAAATTATTAACCATTGCCATTCCCACTTATAATCGTGCTGAATTACTTGATCAACAGTTATCTTGGCTAGAAAGGTCTATCCAAGGATTTGAATCAGACTGTGAAGTATTAGTTACTGATAACTGTTCTACTGATGATACTCAAGAGATTATAGATAAATGGCAACAAAAGCTCATTAATCTCACATTTAAATATCACAGACATCCAGAAAATTTAGGCGTAATGAATAATATTATGTATTGCCTAAATTCATCAGCCACTCAATATGTGTGGGCAATTGGTGATCATGACCCAATTCAAGATAGAACTATTCCTGATGTTATAGATATCCTCAAACAACGGCAGAATCTATCATTATTATTTCTCAACTTTTCTGGGCGCAATAAAATTACTGGTCATCCAGTATATCCACCAACTATCATTGGTAATCGCTGGTTTGATGCTAATGGTGAAGATGGTGGTAGTGACGGTAAAGCCATTTTTGAAGCTTGTTTAGCGAAAAGTCTAGGTGCAGTTATCTTCTTAACTGCTAATATCTATCGCACTGATTTAGTCAAAGGCGCTCTGCAAAATTGGTCAGATGCTGCAAATAACTGGATGTCGTTAGCATATTTAGCTGGTTATTGTGCCGCGCATGGTAATGTTTTTGTCACTAAAAAGACTTATTTAGAATGTATTTTTGGTGCTACTGTTTGGCATAAAAAGCCGAAAGCGGTGCTATTAATGCAATATAAACATATCCCTGAAATGATATCTAAGCTGGCAGAAATTGGATATTCTCAGGAATTTTGCAGGCAGATGATGTTGCGGCTATGCCAAGAGATTGACTTAAAAGTGTTATTAGAGAAGTTGCAACGATGGCCTGTTGCTGCTCTCAGATAA
- the rfbC gene encoding dTDP-4-dehydrorhamnose 3,5-epimerase, with translation MIFTSTSLQDAFIIDLEEKPDHRGFFARTFCAQEFADHGLKPVVSQCNVAYNHQKGTVRGMHYQLKPAAETKLVRCTKGAIYDVIIDMRPESPTFLSYFGVELTAENRRALYVPEMFAHGYQTLTDEAEIVYQVGEFYTPGYERGLRYNDPFFNIEWPLEVTLISEKDANFPLLENIPIGSSNPVEAVC, from the coding sequence ATGATTTTTACTTCTACTTCACTACAAGACGCATTTATTATCGATTTAGAAGAAAAGCCAGATCATCGTGGTTTTTTTGCCCGGACTTTCTGCGCTCAAGAATTTGCCGACCACGGATTAAAACCAGTAGTTTCTCAGTGCAACGTTGCTTATAACCATCAAAAAGGCACAGTGCGAGGAATGCACTATCAACTCAAACCCGCAGCCGAAACTAAACTGGTACGTTGTACTAAAGGTGCTATTTATGACGTAATTATTGATATGCGTCCTGAATCACCAACATTTTTATCCTACTTTGGTGTAGAACTCACAGCAGAAAACCGCCGAGCTTTATATGTACCAGAAATGTTTGCTCATGGTTATCAAACCTTGACTGATGAAGCTGAGATTGTATATCAAGTAGGTGAATTTTATACACCAGGATATGAAAGAGGTTTACGTTATAACGACCCGTTTTTTAACATTGAATGGCCTCTAGAAGTCACATTAATTTCTGAAAAAGATGCCAATTTTCCCCTGTTAGAGAACATTCCCATCGGTAGTTCTAATCCAGTGGAAGCGGTTTGTTAG
- a CDS encoding NAD(P)H-dependent oxidoreductase, protein MIIIDRALEARAAAGNPVRVGMIGAGFMGRGIANQIINSVPGMELVAIANRSLDGAKRAYTEAGIEDMQVVESVGALEAAIAQGKYAITEDANFICQAEGIDAIIEVTGAVEFGAHIVMQAIAHGKHTIMMNAELDATIGPILKVYADKAGVILSACDGDQPGVELNLYRFVKSIGLTPLLCGNIKGLHDPYRNPTTQEGFAKRWGQQAHMVTSFADGTKISFEQAIVANATGMKVAKRGMLGYDYTGHVDEMTNMYDVEQLKELGGIVDYVVGAKPSPGVFVFATHDDPKQRHYLNLYKLGEGPLYSFYTPYHLCHFEVPLSVARAVLFQDAVMAPLAGPIVDVVATAKIDLKAGDTLDGIGYYMTYGQCENSHIVQEQKLLPMGLAEGCRLKRDIPKDQVLTYDDVELPAGRLCDQLRAEQNTYFAPEKVLVTVG, encoded by the coding sequence ATGATTATTATCGATCGCGCCTTAGAAGCTCGTGCTGCTGCTGGTAATCCCGTAAGAGTGGGGATGATTGGGGCTGGTTTTATGGGACGAGGTATTGCTAACCAAATTATCAATTCTGTCCCTGGGATGGAGTTGGTGGCGATCGCTAACCGTAGTCTTGATGGCGCTAAACGAGCTTATACAGAAGCTGGTATTGAAGATATGCAAGTGGTTGAGAGTGTCGGCGCATTAGAAGCGGCGATCGCTCAGGGTAAATACGCTATCACTGAAGATGCCAACTTCATCTGCCAAGCAGAAGGCATTGATGCCATTATCGAAGTGACTGGTGCAGTGGAATTTGGCGCTCACATAGTCATGCAGGCGATCGCTCACGGCAAACATACTATTATGATGAATGCCGAACTCGACGCAACTATCGGTCCCATCCTCAAAGTCTATGCAGACAAAGCTGGTGTGATTCTTAGCGCCTGTGATGGCGACCAACCAGGGGTAGAGCTGAACCTATACCGATTTGTCAAAAGTATTGGTCTGACTCCCCTATTGTGCGGCAACATCAAAGGGCTACATGACCCCTATCGCAACCCCACCACTCAAGAAGGATTTGCCAAGCGTTGGGGACAACAGGCGCACATGGTAACAAGCTTTGCTGATGGTACTAAGATATCATTCGAGCAGGCGATCGTTGCTAACGCCACAGGCATGAAAGTAGCCAAGCGGGGAATGTTGGGCTATGACTATACCGGTCATGTGGATGAAATGACCAATATGTATGATGTCGAACAACTCAAAGAACTCGGTGGCATCGTAGATTATGTAGTTGGAGCTAAACCCAGTCCTGGCGTATTTGTCTTTGCTACCCATGACGATCCCAAACAACGCCACTATCTCAACTTGTACAAACTAGGTGAAGGCCCTCTCTATAGCTTCTACACACCCTATCACCTCTGTCATTTTGAAGTTCCCTTGTCTGTCGCGCGTGCGGTGCTGTTCCAAGATGCCGTTATGGCTCCTTTAGCCGGCCCCATAGTGGACGTAGTGGCCACTGCAAAAATTGACCTAAAGGCAGGAGACACTTTAGATGGCATCGGCTACTATATGACCTACGGACAATGTGAAAATTCCCATATTGTCCAAGAACAAAAACTTCTACCAATGGGTTTAGCTGAAGGATGCCGTCTCAAGCGTGATATCCCCAAAGATCAAGTCCTCACCTATGATGATGTAGAACTACCAGCAGGCAGACTTTGTGACCAACTCCGAGCCGAACAAAACACATATTTTGCCCCAGAAAAAGTTTTGGTAACAGTTGGCTAG
- a CDS encoding glycosyltransferase codes for MKIALVHDYLTQRGGAERVFELLCKRYPEADIFTSLYDPEKTIDVGDRIVQTTFLQKIPGAAKYFRLMAPLYFPAFRALDLQDYDLIISSSTSFAKAVKKRQDAKHICFCHNVTRFLWDTETYLREYSDYRYFAPFIQRIFQLMRDVDLKYAQEPDIYIANSSTVARRIQTIYGKQALMVNYPIDTSNFVFSDAKDEYYLASARMISYKRLDIIVEAFNWLGWPLLISGDGPERERLEAKALGNIQFLGHVSDSQRKDLFARAKSVIVAALEDYGLVPVEANASGTPVIAYGAGGVLDTQIHRQTGVFFNRQTPESLQTALLESGEIPWNYENIRNHAVNNFSESVFFSKVERVIEQTCSVN; via the coding sequence ATGAAAATTGCCCTAGTTCATGATTATTTAACTCAGCGCGGTGGCGCAGAACGCGTCTTTGAACTACTTTGTAAACGCTATCCAGAAGCGGATATTTTTACATCTTTATATGATCCTGAGAAAACTATCGATGTAGGCGATCGCATAGTTCAGACAACTTTCTTACAAAAAATTCCTGGTGCAGCCAAATATTTTAGATTGATGGCTCCCTTATACTTTCCTGCTTTTCGGGCTTTAGATTTGCAAGACTACGATTTAATAATTAGCAGTAGTACCAGCTTTGCTAAAGCAGTGAAAAAGCGGCAAGATGCCAAACACATCTGCTTTTGTCATAATGTCACCCGGTTTTTGTGGGATACAGAAACCTATTTACGAGAATATAGCGATTATCGCTATTTTGCACCATTCATACAACGCATTTTTCAATTAATGAGAGATGTAGATCTGAAATATGCTCAGGAACCTGATATCTACATCGCCAATTCCAGCACTGTGGCCCGTCGTATTCAAACAATTTACGGCAAACAAGCATTGATGGTTAACTATCCCATTGATACCAGCAATTTTGTGTTTTCAGATGCCAAAGATGAATACTATTTAGCATCGGCACGGATGATTAGTTATAAGCGGCTCGATATTATAGTTGAAGCTTTTAATTGGTTAGGATGGCCATTATTAATCTCTGGTGATGGGCCAGAAAGAGAAAGATTAGAAGCTAAAGCATTGGGTAATATTCAATTTTTAGGTCATGTGAGTGACAGCCAACGCAAAGATTTATTTGCTAGAGCTAAATCCGTCATAGTAGCAGCCTTAGAAGACTATGGTTTAGTACCCGTAGAGGCTAATGCTAGTGGGACACCAGTGATTGCTTATGGTGCGGGTGGTGTATTAGATACTCAAATACATAGACAAACCGGAGTCTTTTTTAACAGGCAAACACCCGAATCTTTACAAACAGCATTATTAGAGTCCGGAGAAATTCCTTGGAATTATGAAAATATTCGTAATCATGCTGTGAATAATTTTTCGGAATCTGTCTTCTTTAGCAAAGTTGAGCGAGTGATTGAACAAACTTGTAGTGTCAATTAA
- a CDS encoding GumC family protein, with protein sequence MVQSSLSTNIVNSTNDTEPSYGQILAVFIRRFPWFIAAFITAIALAAFMTARTKPTYRSSMQLLVEPNYQGREDRAGAQAQFLEPDVQIDTATQLNLMQSSGLIQKAVTKLQPEYPDITIADIRNALVLNQLRSKEDNVATKIFQVDYTANDPEKTQKVLAAIRQVYVEYNKQQQDSRLRKGLQVIREQLSKASEEVNAAEANLQRFRRNQNLIDPEAQAKALEDSLNTIEQERRTTRSLYQEALAKQKSLQEQLKRSPQNALVASRLSQSTRYQGLLNEIQKTELLLAQERLRFTDETPGVQKLKEQLQSQKELLQQEVSRTLGNKSAGVFNSGEPLLEQGQFGEIDLSLASQLVETQTTIVSLTARDQSLAQKENQLRLEIKRFPPLLAYYNRIQPQLQFSRERLEQLLRAEQQLRQELAKGGFNWEVVEEPQLGIKLGPNLQQNLMLGAVVGLMLGGIAAFIREVSDDSVHTTAELEKQAALPLLGTTPKLPPAKTRESVIKLPFGKPDIPAPWTVEVLQSPPRWESLDMIYKNIELLNSVSSLKSLMISSPMVDEGKSALALGLAMSAARLHKRVLLIDANLRNPSLHQQLNIPNDQGLSTLLASEITLPHQIGTHSVGSTYIDILTAGPRPTDPANLLSSPRMKELMNAFEENYDLVILDAPPVLGLVDAMLTASSCRSVVLVASMSRVTRAQIAQATAMLSKLNLIGVVANGVANSGSTYVQYAREYRYSLQQAVEK encoded by the coding sequence GTGGTTCAAAGCAGTCTAAGCACCAATATCGTCAACTCAACTAATGACACAGAACCAAGTTATGGTCAGATTTTAGCAGTATTTATTCGTAGGTTTCCTTGGTTTATAGCAGCATTTATTACTGCAATTGCCTTAGCAGCTTTTATGACTGCTAGAACCAAACCGACCTATAGAAGTTCAATGCAGCTGTTGGTAGAACCCAACTATCAAGGTAGAGAAGATCGCGCTGGCGCACAAGCTCAGTTTTTAGAACCTGATGTTCAGATAGATACTGCTACTCAACTGAACTTGATGCAAAGTTCAGGACTTATTCAAAAAGCAGTGACAAAACTGCAACCTGAATATCCAGATATTACAATTGCTGACATTAGAAATGCTTTAGTCTTGAATCAACTTAGGTCAAAAGAAGATAATGTAGCAACCAAAATCTTTCAGGTAGACTACACTGCCAATGATCCAGAAAAGACGCAAAAAGTTCTGGCTGCTATTCGTCAAGTTTATGTGGAATATAACAAACAGCAGCAGGATTCCCGTCTGCGAAAAGGTCTACAAGTCATCAGAGAACAGTTAAGCAAAGCCAGTGAAGAAGTCAATGCGGCTGAAGCTAACTTACAACGGTTCCGCAGAAACCAGAATCTAATTGATCCAGAAGCACAGGCTAAAGCATTAGAAGATTCTTTAAACACCATTGAACAGGAACGCCGTACTACTCGTTCTCTGTATCAAGAGGCTTTAGCCAAACAGAAATCTTTGCAAGAACAACTCAAGCGTTCTCCCCAAAATGCTTTAGTTGCTTCACGTCTGAGTCAATCTACTCGCTACCAAGGCTTACTCAACGAAATCCAAAAAACAGAATTGTTGTTGGCTCAAGAACGCCTACGCTTTACAGATGAGACTCCTGGCGTGCAGAAGTTAAAAGAACAACTACAAAGCCAAAAGGAATTATTACAACAAGAAGTCAGCAGAACTTTAGGTAATAAATCTGCGGGTGTCTTCAATTCTGGGGAACCTCTTTTGGAACAAGGACAGTTTGGTGAAATTGATCTGAGTCTGGCTAGTCAATTAGTAGAAACTCAGACAACCATAGTTTCATTAACTGCCCGTGACCAAAGTTTGGCACAGAAAGAAAATCAGCTACGTCTGGAAATTAAACGCTTTCCGCCCTTATTGGCTTATTACAATCGGATACAACCACAGTTGCAATTTAGCCGGGAAAGGTTAGAGCAACTATTACGGGCAGAACAGCAATTGCGCCAAGAATTAGCCAAGGGTGGATTCAATTGGGAAGTGGTGGAAGAACCCCAACTAGGTATAAAACTAGGCCCCAACCTCCAGCAAAATCTGATGTTGGGTGCAGTGGTGGGGTTAATGTTGGGAGGTATTGCTGCCTTTATTCGAGAAGTATCTGATGATTCTGTTCACACTACGGCTGAGTTAGAAAAACAAGCTGCTTTGCCTTTGTTGGGAACTACTCCTAAGTTACCACCTGCGAAAACTAGAGAATCTGTCATCAAGCTGCCTTTCGGTAAGCCAGATATACCCGCACCCTGGACGGTTGAGGTTTTACAATCTCCTCCCCGTTGGGAATCATTGGATATGATTTATAAAAATATCGAGCTGTTAAATTCTGTCTCTAGCTTGAAATCCTTGATGATTTCCTCGCCTATGGTGGATGAGGGTAAGTCAGCTTTGGCTTTAGGTTTAGCGATGAGTGCGGCACGGTTACACAAACGGGTACTGTTGATTGATGCTAATTTACGCAATCCCAGTTTGCATCAACAGCTGAATATTCCCAATGATCAAGGGCTTTCCACGCTCTTGGCTAGTGAAATCACTTTACCTCATCAGATTGGGACTCATTCTGTAGGCTCAACCTATATCGATATTTTGACAGCTGGCCCCCGACCTACTGATCCCGCCAATCTTTTGAGTTCTCCTCGGATGAAGGAATTGATGAACGCATTTGAAGAGAACTATGATTTGGTGATTCTCGATGCGCCTCCTGTTCTGGGTTTAGTAGATGCCATGCTGACAGCTTCCTCTTGTCGGAGTGTGGTATTAGTAGCCAGCATGAGTAGAGTAACTCGCGCTCAAATCGCCCAAGCTACAGCAATGTTGAGCAAGTTAAACCTGATTGGGGTTGTGGCTAATGGGGTGGCTAACTCTGGTAGTACCTATGTGCAGTATGCCAGAGAATATCGATATTCTCTGCAACAAGCAGTAGAGAAGTAG
- the hepC gene encoding heterocyst development glycosyltransferase HepC, which produces MTSTIVPSLENNRPATPQQPEHHSSPYTLQWRRGQLLVKASTKLPQPYLPSLDSQQLLVECLKHSPVNLVCIDAKLGKTLLQFWAEGCEQAQKPIFLRIPSGSQFFKRASQGAVWLQFIDRVIAGVLLLLLSPIMAVLVILMQVYSPKSLFTREWRVGERGKLFRAIKFCTTHQQNSTPLGRWLRKSGLEHLPQLWNVLRGEMSLIGTRCWTLEEAISLSLERQYQLQPLSRGSGEWGIGSEV; this is translated from the coding sequence ATGACCAGCACAATAGTTCCAAGTCTTGAGAATAACCGTCCTGCAACTCCACAACAGCCAGAACATCACTCCTCGCCCTACACGCTCCAATGGCGGCGAGGTCAACTGTTGGTGAAGGCTTCCACAAAATTACCACAGCCTTATTTACCTTCTTTAGATAGCCAGCAATTGTTAGTAGAGTGCTTAAAACATTCACCAGTCAATTTGGTATGTATAGATGCCAAACTTGGTAAAACTTTGTTACAGTTCTGGGCTGAAGGCTGTGAACAAGCGCAAAAGCCTATATTTCTCCGCATACCTTCTGGCTCTCAATTTTTTAAACGAGCTAGCCAAGGTGCAGTGTGGTTGCAATTCATTGACAGGGTAATTGCCGGTGTATTGCTACTGTTATTGAGTCCAATCATGGCAGTATTGGTGATACTAATGCAGGTTTACTCACCCAAGTCACTCTTTACCCGTGAATGGCGCGTGGGAGAAAGGGGTAAACTGTTTCGAGCTATCAAGTTTTGTACTACTCATCAGCAAAATAGCACTCCCTTGGGGCGTTGGTTGCGTAAATCTGGTTTAGAACATCTACCGCAATTATGGAATGTACTGCGGGGTGAAATGAGCTTGATTGGCACTCGTTGTTGGACTTTAGAAGAAGCCATCAGTTTGAGTTTAGAAAGACAATATCAGCTCCAACCGCTATCAAGAGGGAGTGGGGAATGGGGAATAGGGAGTGAGGTGTAG
- the hepA gene encoding heterocyst formation ABC transporter subunit HepA: MRFKPNQLFRNLFKATSFWKDNYLILQEIKKFRKIAILAVIFSVLAAGFEGVSIGFLLSFLQSLTSPDAQPVKTGIEWFDILILGAKESPINRLYRISVLILFSTWLRAAFNYLSQVYTELAQLHLGDRLRKSIFEQLQSFQLSYFAKTRSGELVNSITTEIERIRQAFSSAAFLFTRSLTASVYLFSMFLMSWKLTLLSTMLFSLLAVGLSNLNTRVRETSFGMTVANGNFASTAVEFINGIRTVHAFGTQNFERDRYYKASNQVVSSSTKVIISWTLVKPIAEATATTVLIGMIILAFTNFVAHGELQVSSLLTFFFVLFRLVPFIQDINGTRAFLSSLQGSADNIKNLLKKDDKPYFQNGKIKFTALKRSIDLVSVDFGYSPDNLILHDITLSIEKGKTTALVGASGAGKTTLADLIPRFHDATEGNVYLDDIDIRKFEINSLRRKIAVVSQDTFIFNTSVWKNIAYGTLEATKEEIREAAQLANALEFILEMPEGFDTQLGDRGVRLSGGQRQRLAIARALLRNPEILILDEATSALDSLSERLIQDSLEKLSAGRTVIAIAHRLSTIAKADKVVVLEQGRIVEQGGYQELLEQKGKLWKYHQMQYETSQSE, translated from the coding sequence ATGCGTTTTAAACCAAATCAGCTCTTCCGTAATCTATTTAAAGCTACTAGCTTCTGGAAAGATAATTATTTAATTTTGCAAGAGATCAAGAAATTCCGCAAAATAGCAATTTTAGCCGTGATATTTTCAGTGCTAGCGGCAGGTTTTGAAGGGGTGAGTATTGGATTTTTACTATCATTTCTGCAAAGTTTGACTAGCCCAGATGCTCAACCAGTTAAGACTGGTATCGAGTGGTTTGATATCTTAATTTTGGGTGCGAAAGAATCGCCAATTAATCGATTATATCGTATATCCGTGCTAATTTTATTCAGCACTTGGTTACGAGCTGCATTTAATTATTTGAGCCAAGTCTATACAGAATTAGCACAACTACATCTTGGCGATCGCCTGCGTAAAAGTATTTTTGAACAACTGCAATCTTTCCAATTGAGTTACTTTGCTAAAACTCGTTCTGGAGAACTGGTAAACAGTATTACCACAGAAATTGAAAGAATTAGACAGGCTTTCAGTAGTGCAGCATTTTTATTCACTAGAAGCTTGACAGCTAGCGTGTATTTATTCTCCATGTTTCTCATGTCATGGAAATTAACCTTACTGTCTACGATGCTGTTTTCTTTGTTAGCAGTTGGCTTATCTAATTTAAATACCAGAGTGCGAGAAACCAGCTTTGGGATGACGGTAGCTAATGGTAATTTTGCTTCAACAGCCGTAGAGTTTATTAATGGAATTCGCACAGTCCACGCTTTTGGAACTCAAAATTTTGAACGCGATCGCTACTACAAAGCTAGTAACCAAGTAGTGAGTTCTTCTACTAAAGTCATCATCTCTTGGACATTGGTAAAGCCCATTGCCGAAGCCACCGCCACCACTGTCTTAATCGGGATGATTATTTTAGCTTTCACGAACTTTGTGGCACATGGTGAGCTACAAGTTTCTTCTCTCCTAACATTCTTCTTTGTTTTATTCCGTCTTGTACCATTCATTCAAGATATTAACGGTACTAGAGCCTTTCTCAGCAGCCTGCAAGGTTCCGCAGACAATATTAAAAATTTGCTGAAAAAGGATGATAAACCTTACTTCCAAAACGGCAAAATTAAATTTACAGCCTTAAAAAGGTCAATCGATTTAGTATCTGTCGATTTTGGTTACAGTCCTGATAACTTAATTCTCCATGACATTACATTGAGCATTGAAAAGGGCAAAACTACAGCTTTAGTAGGTGCCTCTGGTGCTGGTAAAACCACACTAGCTGATTTAATTCCCCGTTTTCATGATGCTACCGAAGGCAATGTTTATTTAGATGATATTGACATTAGGAAATTTGAAATTAATTCCTTACGTCGTAAAATAGCTGTCGTTAGTCAAGACACCTTTATCTTTAACACTTCCGTATGGAAAAATATCGCCTACGGTACACTGGAAGCCACCAAAGAAGAAATTAGAGAAGCTGCACAACTAGCTAACGCTTTAGAATTTATTTTAGAAATGCCAGAAGGATTTGACACCCAACTAGGAGATAGAGGTGTACGTTTATCTGGAGGACAAAGACAAAGATTAGCAATCGCTCGTGCTTTATTACGTAACCCAGAAATCTTGATTTTAGATGAAGCCACCAGCGCCTTAGATTCCCTATCGGAACGCCTAATTCAAGACTCATTAGAAAAGCTATCGGCGGGCAGAACAGTAATTGCGATCGCTCACCGACTTTCTACTATTGCCAAAGCCGATAAAGTCGTAGTTCTCGAACAAGGACGCATCGTAGAACAAGGCGGCTATCAAGAATTGCTAGAGCAAAAAGGCAAGCTGTGGAAATATCACCAAATGCAGTATGAAACCAGTCAATCAGAGTAG